GTCGCGGCGCACCGCCCCGCCTGCGTCGATGTGTTCGACCATCGTCTTCGCGGTTCCCTTCGAGACGCCCATCTCCGCGTGAAACGCCAGCGCCAGCGTGTCGGCGTCGGGCAGCCGGTCGGCGAGGTGTGCAGCGAGGCAGTCCGTCGGGACCACGTCGAAACCGACACCAGGCAGGAGCACGATCCCGGCCTCCCGTGCTTCGCTGTCCCGCTTGTGGATGGCCTCAAACACGTCGAGCTCCCCGGTGATGTCCAGGTAGTGCGTCCCGGTTCGCAGGCAGGCCTCGACCATCGGCTCCCACGTCCGGCTGAACGGGCCGGCGCAGTGGACGACGGCGTCGGCGTCGTCGAGCAGCACGTCGAGCACTTTGGGTTCATCCAGCCCGACGACTTCGGACTCACAGCCGAGTTTGATCGCCTGCGTCGAGAGTTCGTCCCGGTTCCGGCCGGCCAGTACGGGCTCTAATCCCCGGTCGATGGCCGCCTGTGCGATGATGTTGCCGGTGTAGCCGTACGAGCCGTAAATGACGACATCTCCCATAGCGTCGCGTTCGCAGCGTCCCCCGATAACAGTTGACACTGAATCGACAACCTGACCAGTGACCGCTGGCTACTCACTTCACGAGAGCTTTGGCCGCGCTCTGGCCTCGCTTCTTACTGCACGGTGCCGTTTCCGTCTGAATAGCCCGTGGCGCTTCACGCGGTTACTCGCCGGGATCGGCGGTTTGAAACGGGTTACGTCCGTACGGATGCGTAGTATGGACGAGGACAGCTGTATCGTCGCGCTGGACGAGGTGCCCGCTGACGGAACCTTTCTGTTCACTGTTCGCGACGGCTTCGACACGAAGGAGGCGATTATCGTCGAGTTGTCCGACGCGGTCGTCGCGTTCGAGAACTACTGTCCACACTGGACAGACGTCCGACTCGACAAAGGCAGTGGGGCGACTGTTCGGAATGGGGAACTGGTGTGTGAGAAACACGGGGCGACGTTCGAATCCGATTCGGGGCTGTGTAACTACGGCCCTTGCGAAGGAGCGGTTCTGGAGGAAGTTTCGATTACCACCGAGGACGACGTCGTCTACCTGACCGACGAGCGCTACGAGTTCGAAAACCAGGGGCCGTCCGGCGACCACGACCTCTCTTCGCGCGGTCGCATCGGCTTCTCCGGGAACTGAGCGGCTGGAATCGGCTTCTCCGGGACTCCGTACCGGTTAGCTGATCCGGTACGCCGGCTCTGAGACCGCTTCGCATTTACACTCCGGACACCGGCTTGGTCGGTTTGTCAGGTCGTCGAAGTCCGTGAAGCCGCACTCCTCGCACTCCGGCGGCGCGACGAGGAGCTGTTCGTCGGTCGATTCCAGGGATTTCGAAATATGCTCTACGTGCGTGAGCGCGTCGCTGGTCTGTATTTCGAACTCGTTCGCGATTGTCCCGGCGGCCATCGCTTCGTCGCGTAGTTGGTCAGCGATGCGCTGGCGCGTCGTCCGACTTGCCTCGCGCATGGGGGATGTTGGCATCCGATTGTTATAGGTTTTGTTCCGGACTCACTGCGTCGCAGTGACGCTCTCCCACGTTCCTGTACCAGCCACGATACTTTATCACCGACGGCGGTGAATAGCGACACCCAATGTTCGACAGAATCCTCGTTCCGACCGACGGAAGCCCCGGTTCCGAGCGCGCGTTCGAGGTCGCCGCGACGCTCGCCAGCACTCACGATGCAGCCGTCCACGTTCTCTCGGTCGTCGACGAACACGGGCCTACGGACGACTGGGACTACGACGGCGACTCCCCAGCAGAAGCGTTCATCGAGTCCCAAGCCGACCACGTCGACACCGAGGGCCTGTCCGTCACCACCGCGGTCCGCGAGGGAGTCGTCCACGACGCGGTTCTCGACTACGGCGACGAGAACGAGATCGACCTCATCGTCATGGGGACTCACGGCCGCACCGGTGTCCGGCGGTTCCTCCTCGGCAGCGTTACCGAGAAGGTCGTCCGCCTCGCCGACGTACCAGTCCTCTCGGTCAAAGCCGACGCGGAGCCGGGGACCGTCTCGTTCGACGACATTCTGCTCCCGACTGATGGCAGTAGCGGCGCGGAGGCAGCTATCGAACCGACGGGCGCGCTCGCAAGCGCGACCGATGCCACTGTCCATCTCGTCTCGGTCGTGGATACGCGATCACTCGGCATCGATGTCGGGTCGAGCGTTATCGTCGACGAACTGGAGTCTGTCGCGACGGATGCTGTCGGAGATGCGTCCGATCGACTTTCCGGGATGGGAGTCGAGACTGTCGAGACAGCTATCACGCACGGTGTCCCGTATCGGGCCATCCTCGACGCCATCGAGGAGGCTGATGCCGACCTCGTGGTCATCGGGACTCACGGTCGCACTGGTATCGACCGCTACCTGCTGGGCAGCGTCGCGGAAAAACTGGTCCGAACCTCGCCGGTGCCGGTGATGACTGTTCGAGCGCCGGACGCTGGTGATGAAAGCTAACATCGCTCCCGGTTATCCATCGATGAAGTCAGGACCGACCGGTGACACGGCGCTTGACCGACCTATCCGAAGTTCTCGACCTTCGCGTCGTCGGTACTGACGCCGGCGTCTTCGAGCGCTTCCGTGGCGGCATCGAGGAAGTCCGCGAAGCCGTAGATGAACACTTGACCGCCGTCCTCGACGGCCTCGGCGACCGGCTCAGTCAGGGGCTCGTCGTCGTCGATGACCGAGACGAGCGCCCCGGCCTTGGCGAGCGCGTCCAGTCGGTCCTCGTGGACCGGCGCGTCGTCCTGGTACACGACTGCGGCCTCGTTGCCGTCGTCCAGCGCACGCTCGGCGATCCCGACCGCCGGGCCGACCCCGGGACCGCCGGCGAGCACGACGACGCGGCTCTCGCCCTCGTAGTAATCCGAACCGAACGGCCCAGCGATGCGGACGCCGTCGCCCGCTTCGAGTGCGCCGAGCTGTGGTGCCAGCTCGCCGTCGGGGTCAATGCCGACGGTGATCTCGAACGCCCCATCGACCGTCGGCGAGGAGATGGTGTAGAACCGCGAGATGTCCTCCCCGTCGACGGTCAGCGTCAGCTTGACGAACTGGCCCGGCTGTGCGTCGAAGGCGTCCGGCGTCTCGAAGTCAATCGCCACGGTGTCTGGTCCGACATCTCGGACGGCAACCACGTCGAGGACTCGTTCATCCATACCTGAGAGTTGCCGTGACTGGGCAAGGGGGTTACGGTCGCGGAGTTTCACGTTAGCCAGCATATGTTGCCGGTGTTTTCCCACATACGGGGGATTATGCCGGTATTCCCTCGAAACTACGGCGGAATTCACTCGAAACCGAGTAGTGCGCGCGCGGGCGGTTACGGAAGGCTTTTCCTGCCACGCTGGCTACCCGAGGGATATAATGCCAGAGGACCTGAACTGGGCCATCGGCGGCGAAGCCGGCGATGGAATCGACTCCACCGGGAAGATTTTCGCGCAGGCACTCTCCCGGGCTGGTCGACACGTCTTCACCTCAAAGGACTTCGCCTCCCGCATCCGCGGCGGGTACACTGCCTACAAGGTACGGACGTCAGTCGACCGCGTTGAGAGTGTCGTCGACCGCCTGGACATCCTGATCGCACTCACCGAGCGCACGATCCACGAGAACGAGGACGAGCTCCACGAGGACTCCGTCATCATCTACGACGGCGAGCGCTCGACGATGCAGGACGTGGAAGTGCCCGGCGACGCGACGGCGCTCGAAGTACCGCTGAAACGACTCGCCGAGGACGCGGGTGGGGCCATCATGCTCAACGTCGTCGCCCTCGGTGCGGCGTGTGAGGTCACCGGCTTCCCCATCGAGAACCTCGACGAAAGCCTCGAAAAACGCTTCGGCGACAAGGGCGAGGCCATCGTCGAGAACAACAAGGAAGCCGCCCGGAAGGGACAGCACTACGTCCAGGAGGAGTACGGCGAGTTCGACTACGACATGGAGACGACCGACGAGGACTACGTGCTTCTCAACGGCGACGAGGCCATCGGCATGGGCGCTATCGCCGCCGGCTGTCGCTTCTACGCCGGCTACCCCATCACACCGGCGACGGACGTGATGGAGTACATGACCGGCCGCGTCGACCAGTTCGGCGGCAAGGTCGTCCAGGCCGAGGACGAACTCTCCGCCATCAACATGGCCCTCGGTGCGGCCCGCGCCGGTGCCCGAGCCATGACCGCTACGTCCGGTCCGGGTATCGACTTGATGACCGAGACGTTCGGGCTTGTCGCCACCAGCGAGACGCCGCTGGTCATCTGTGACGTGATGCGTTCCGGTCCCTCGACCGGGATGCCGACCAAGCAGGAACAGGGCGACCTCAACATGACGCTGTACGGCGGCCACGGCGAGATTCCGCGCTTCGTCGTCGCGCCGACGACCGTCTCGGAGTGCTTCTGGAAGACCGTCGAGGCGTTCAACCTCGCCGAAAAATACCAGACGCCGGTCTTCCTCGTCTCGGACCTCGCAATGGCCGTGACGGAACAGACCTTCTCCCCCGAGACCTTCGACATGGACGAAGTCGAAATCGACCGCGGGAAGGTCGTCGACGAGAACGAGATCGACGCCTGGCTGGACGAGAAGGGGCGCTTCCAGGCCCACTTCGCGGCCGCAGACGGGGTCTCGCCGCGTGCGTTCCCCGGCACGACCGACGGCGCGCACATGACGACCGGCCTCGAACACGACGAACTCGGCCGGCGGACCGAAGACACGGACGTGCGTATCGAGCAGGTCGACAAGCGCCAGCGGAAAGTCGAGACCGCCCGCGAGCAGGAGGACTTCGACTACCGCGAGTTCGGCGACTCCGACGCCGATACGCTCGTCATCTCCTGGGGCTCCAACGAAGGAGCCCTGCGCGAGGGGCTGACGCTGCTGGAGGAAGACGACTACGACGTGCGGTTCCTCTCGGTACCGTACATCTTCCCGCGACCGGACCTCTCCGAAGAAATCGAAGCCGCAGAGGACGTCATCGTCGTCGAGTGTAATGCCACCGGCCAGTTCGCGGACGTCATCGAACACGACGTCCTCGAACGGGTTCAGCGCATCAACAAGTACAACGGCGTGCGGTTCAAAGCAGACGAACTGGCAACCGAGATCAAGCAAACGCTTGACACACCCCCGGAGGCAACACAATGAGTTCCGACGTTCGCTTCACAGACTTCAAATCCGACAAGCAACCGACCTGGTGTCCCGGCTGCGGTGACTTCGGGACGATGAACGGCATGATGAAGGCACTGGCAGAGACGGGCAACGACCCCGACAACACCTTCATCGTCGCCGGTATCGGCTGTTCCGGTAAGATCGGGACGTATATGCACAGCTACGCCCTTCACGGCGTCCACGGCCGCGCCCTGCCGGTGGGCATCGGCGTGAAGATGGCCAACCCGGACCTCGAAGTGATGGTCTCGGGCGGCGACGGTGACGGGTACTCTATCGGTGCCGGCCACTTCATCCACGCCGTCCGCCGGAACGTCGACATGAGCTACGTCGTGATGGACAACCGCATCTACGGGCTGACCAAGGGGCAGGCCTCGCCGACGAGCCGCGAGGACTTCGAGACCTCGACCTCGCCCGACGGGCCGAACCAGCCGCCGGTCAACCCGAAGGCGCTGGCGCTGGCCTCCGGTGCGACGTTCATCGCGCAGTCGTTCTCCTCGAACGCACAGCGACACGCCGAGATCGTCAAGCAGGCCGTCGAACACGACGGCTTCGGCTTCGTGAACGTCTACTCACCGTGTGTGACGTTCAACGACGTGGACACCTACGACTACTTCCGCGACGCCATCGTCGACCTCGACGAGACCGACCACGACCCGTCCGACCGCGACCAGGCCAAGGACAAGATCCTCGAAAGCGAAAAGGAGTACATGGGCGTCCTGTATCAGGACGAAGACTCCGTTCCCTTCGAGGAACGCGAGGGCGTCGAGGGCTCGATGGCCGAGATCCCCGACGGCGCGCCTGAAGGTGCGATGGATCTCGTCCGCGAGTTCTACTAGTACCTTTTTCGACGGGGGGTTCGCGCTCGCCACTGGCGAGCGCTCAACCCCCGCCCAAAAATCTACGCTAAAAAGGCGACTTCGCGGCGCGCCGCGAAGTCGTGAAACGGCGGCCTGCGGCCGCCGTATGCTGGTGGTTCTATTTGAACCGGTAACAGTGACGGTTTCTCAGTAGTAAATCCCAGGGCCGAGTTGAGTCGAGTGCAACGCTACCGAATGGTTTTATTTATGACAGCTGAATGGGCAGTGTACGGAAATGGGCGGCACACTCGACTACGACGAGGCGGAAGCCCGGCAAGAGGAAGCGATATACAGCACGCCGGCGGCCGTGGCGCGACGGGATCGAGTACGGGACCTGTTCGCGCCCGAACCAGGCGACAAGGTTCTCTCTATCGGCTGTGGGCCGGGCTTTGAGCCGGCGGAGATCGGCTGGGCGGTCGGCAATGCGGGACACGTTCACGGTATCGACCGGAGCAAGGCGATGCTCGAACTCTCCCGAGCGCGCTGTGCCCCGCTACCGCAGGTGACCCTAGCACAGGGAAACGCCGATGACCTCCCAGTGGCCGACGAATCGGCTGACGCGGCCGTTGCGGTGCAGGTGTTCGAGTACCTCGAAACAGTTGCTTCGGCTGTTTCGGAACTGGCCCGAGTTCTGCGGCCCGGCGGGACAGCTGTCGTCTGTGACGCCGACTTTTCCTCGCTGGTGTGGCGCAGCCCCAATCCCGAACGAATGGCGCGCGTTCTCGATGCCTTCGACGACCACTGCCCGCACCCGCGGCTGGGTTCCCACCTTGCCCCGCATCTTCGCGGGGCCGGACTGACGATTGACCGGGTCGAACCGAACACCATCGTCAACACCAGCCTCGACGACACCTTCGCGGCCCACCTCATGACGTTCATCGAGGACTACGCGGCCGACCACGAGGCAATCGGGCCGAGAGAGGCACAGGCCTGGGCCGATGACCTCCGAGAACAGGCGGCTCACGGGGAGACCTTTTTTAGTTTCACGCAGTACTGCTACCTCGTTCACAAGCCTGCGTAGCGGTCTCAGTATCCCGACCACAGACTGTGCTGTGGCCTTGATTCCCACACACAATAGAATCGGGTTCGGACCCATATGCAGGTATCCCCAATGAAAGGTATGCACGTCTTCTGGCACCAGCGTGACCTCCGGATACCGGACAACCGGGGGTTGACTGCCGCCGCCGCAGACGACGAAGTGTTACCGGTGTACGTTATCGACACAGACCTGCTGGCAAGCGTCGGGAAGCGCCAGCGGGCGTTCCTGCTGGCCGGTGTGCGAGCGCTGAAACAGGCCTATCGGGACCACGGTGGGGACTTGCTCGTCAGGAAGGGGGCCGCCGTCGATGTGCTTTCGGACGTCGTCGAAAAGTACAACGCTGACCGCGTGTACTACAACGAGCATTACCGTCCCGCGCGACGCAACCGCCAACGCCGCGTCGACGACGCGCTCTCGACGAAATCGCTGACCGACCTCGCGCTGGTCGACCCGGCCGGACTTGACCGCGAGTACGAGAACCACAGTCGCTTCTACGACGACTGGCAGGCCCACCACAAGCTACCGCCGGTCGGGAGTCCGGACTCGGACTCGCTCGTCGATGTGTCGGACCCGACGACGGCCCCGACCATCGATACGGATATCGACCTGCCGACGCCCGGCTACGAGGGCGCACGGCAGCGGTACGACGACTTCCTCACCGGCGGTATCGAGACCTACAACGACACCCGCGACGACATGCGGGCCGCCGTTGAGCGGCCCACCAGCGCCGTCTCGCGTATGTCGCCGTATCTCGCAGCGGGGATGATCGGCATCCGCGAGATGTGGCGCGACGCGTCCGACCGCCACGCCGAAGCCACCGGCGACGCCCAGCGGAACATCCAGAAGTACCGCTACGAACTCTCCTGGCGCGAGCAGAACTACCATCTACTGTACTACAACCCCACATTGCTGTCGGAGAACTACAAGGCGTTCCCGAACCCCATCGAATGGGAAAACGACGCGGATGACTTCGAGGCCTGGAAGCGTGGCGAAACTGGATATCCGTTCGTCGACGCTGGCATGCGCCAGCTCGAACGGGAGGGATACATCCACAACCGACCGCGTCAGAACGTCGCTTCCTTCCTCACGAAGCATCTCCTCGTGGACTGGCGCGAGGGGGCCCGTCATTTCCGCCGGAAGCTCGTTGACCACGATCCCGCCAGCAACGCCGCGAACTGGCAGTGGACAGCATCGACCGGGACCGACTCCGTGGACGTACGTATCTTCGACCCGGTCGCACAGATGAGCAAGTACGACAGCGGGGCGGACTACGTCACGGAGTATGTGCCAGAGCTTCGCGACGTTCCGGCGAACATGATCGTCGACTGGCCGACGCTCTCGAACGGCGAACGCGAGGAACTGGCACCGGAGTACCCACATCCAATCGTCGACCGGAACGCCGCCTACGAGCGAGCCCAGCGCGTGTTCGAGACAGCGCTGGGGAAACGCTGAGGGAGGGTCGAGGGAAGTGGCGCTACGCTCTGTACTGCACAAAGAGATAGGCCGCCACTGCAACGGACCCAGTGACGCCGGTGAGCCAGATATCCGTACTCAGATACAGCCCCGGCGTCGGCGGGTGGTACTGCGTCAGTGGCCACAGCACTTCGTAGGACCGCCCAGAGGCTTTCAACAGGAGCGCATCGGCAAACAGATGGCTGGTGGCTCCAAGCGACAGCAGACCGAACACGCGCCGTCGGTCGGAGCGGTTCACGACGACCACGCCAACGAGGACGGCGACGAGAGCGCCGCCGAGCGTATGGACGCCCAGCCAGTCGAACGGGATATCCAGTGTTGCCTCGACGGTTGCAGCATCCACGAGAAGCTTGATCTTCGCCATGTCCGGGATGAACGCGCCGGCCATCCCCACGGTGACGTACTCTCCAGAGAGCCAGTCGTACCGCAGTGACAGGAGGGTGCAGATGGTGAACGCGATGAAAGCGTGCGAGAGCAGATCCGGCATCAGGCACGCACCTCCCGCATCATCGTAAGGAGCGCTCGTATCGGCCTGAGCGGCTCTTCACGCCGGCACAGTGCCCCCGTTTGCCAGTCAAGCCGCCAGCCACAGATCAGTCGCCCGAGGGTCCACAGGCCGGCGAGGGCAGAAACGAGGTACATCGCAACGTAGTTTGTCGCGGGCACACTCACGCTGTTCTCCGCGGTGATGGTCCAATCCGGGCCGAGCGTCCCGTACACCTGCAGCGATTCGCCTTCGGCGACGGCTCTGTCGACGTTCCGGACCGTGACTGTGAGCGTCCCGCTGTGGCGCTCGCCGCCAGTAGCGTACTCGTACTCGACGGCGATTTCGACGGGGCTGGTCCCACTGACCGTGCCGGTCACCTGAACGTACTCGCCGACGTGGCTGTCGTAGTCCTCGGCCAGTGCGTCCTCGGCTGGGTAGTCACCCAGCGCCGGAGCGGGCGTGGCCGCCCCCAGTCCGACCATGAGCGCGAACAGCACGGCCAACAGTCCACAGATAGCGACGACCCTGCCCACCCACGAGTGAAGCATTCAAATCCCGGTGCGGGCGGCGGGATATAAACTCTGGCGCTTGGGTCGAGTCGCTGTCGTTCGTGCGCCTACTCGGGCTTGCCGGGTAGGACGTCCGGCTCGCCGGAGCGGTAGATGTACTCGACAGCGACGCCGGTCAGCGGCGAGTCGGCGACCGTCGCGTACGACTTCGCGAGGTCGAGATACTGTTCGGTCACGTCGACGACGCGCCGATAGGCGGCCTCGTCGTCGGGTGC
The genomic region above belongs to Haloarcula hispanica ATCC 33960 and contains:
- a CDS encoding cryptochrome/photolyase family protein; amino-acid sequence: MHVFWHQRDLRIPDNRGLTAAAADDEVLPVYVIDTDLLASVGKRQRAFLLAGVRALKQAYRDHGGDLLVRKGAAVDVLSDVVEKYNADRVYYNEHYRPARRNRQRRVDDALSTKSLTDLALVDPAGLDREYENHSRFYDDWQAHHKLPPVGSPDSDSLVDVSDPTTAPTIDTDIDLPTPGYEGARQRYDDFLTGGIETYNDTRDDMRAAVERPTSAVSRMSPYLAAGMIGIREMWRDASDRHAEATGDAQRNIQKYRYELSWREQNYHLLYYNPTLLSENYKAFPNPIEWENDADDFEAWKRGETGYPFVDAGMRQLEREGYIHNRPRQNVASFLTKHLLVDWREGARHFRRKLVDHDPASNAANWQWTASTGTDSVDVRIFDPVAQMSKYDSGADYVTEYVPELRDVPANMIVDWPTLSNGEREELAPEYPHPIVDRNAAYERAQRVFETALGKR
- a CDS encoding 2-oxoacid:ferredoxin oxidoreductase subunit beta; protein product: MSSDVRFTDFKSDKQPTWCPGCGDFGTMNGMMKALAETGNDPDNTFIVAGIGCSGKIGTYMHSYALHGVHGRALPVGIGVKMANPDLEVMVSGGDGDGYSIGAGHFIHAVRRNVDMSYVVMDNRIYGLTKGQASPTSREDFETSTSPDGPNQPPVNPKALALASGATFIAQSFSSNAQRHAEIVKQAVEHDGFGFVNVYSPCVTFNDVDTYDYFRDAIVDLDETDHDPSDRDQAKDKILESEKEYMGVLYQDEDSVPFEEREGVEGSMAEIPDGAPEGAMDLVREFY
- a CDS encoding transcriptional regulator, which gives rise to MREASRTTRQRIADQLRDEAMAAGTIANEFEIQTSDALTHVEHISKSLESTDEQLLVAPPECEECGFTDFDDLTNRPSRCPECKCEAVSEPAYRIS
- a CDS encoding Rieske (2Fe-2S) protein; amino-acid sequence: MDEDSCIVALDEVPADGTFLFTVRDGFDTKEAIIVELSDAVVAFENYCPHWTDVRLDKGSGATVRNGELVCEKHGATFESDSGLCNYGPCEGAVLEEVSITTEDDVVYLTDERYEFENQGPSGDHDLSSRGRIGFSGN
- a CDS encoding saccharopine dehydrogenase family protein, with protein sequence MGDVVIYGSYGYTGNIIAQAAIDRGLEPVLAGRNRDELSTQAIKLGCESEVVGLDEPKVLDVLLDDADAVVHCAGPFSRTWEPMVEACLRTGTHYLDITGELDVFEAIHKRDSEAREAGIVLLPGVGFDVVPTDCLAAHLADRLPDADTLALAFHAEMGVSKGTAKTMVEHIDAGGAVRRDGRIERVTVGSESREIDFGWGHDGMNTVSIPWGDVSTAYHTTGIPNVTVYMSMPPSAARQQRFAGLFAPVLGLPPVKATLKWFIEQTTEGPDAEERASVSSFVWGEARTDDGDRVESRLRGPHTYDLTAATAVEITQRVIDGDAPAGFQTPAGAYGPDLILAVDGVEREDVV
- a CDS encoding COG1361 family protein, coding for MLHSWVGRVVAICGLLAVLFALMVGLGAATPAPALGDYPAEDALAEDYDSHVGEYVQVTGTVSGTSPVEIAVEYEYATGGERHSGTLTVTVRNVDRAVAEGESLQVYGTLGPDWTITAENSVSVPATNYVAMYLVSALAGLWTLGRLICGWRLDWQTGALCRREEPLRPIRALLTMMREVRA
- a CDS encoding FAD-dependent oxidoreductase, coding for MDERVLDVVAVRDVGPDTVAIDFETPDAFDAQPGQFVKLTLTVDGEDISRFYTISSPTVDGAFEITVGIDPDGELAPQLGALEAGDGVRIAGPFGSDYYEGESRVVVLAGGPGVGPAVGIAERALDDGNEAAVVYQDDAPVHEDRLDALAKAGALVSVIDDDEPLTEPVAEAVEDGGQVFIYGFADFLDAATEALEDAGVSTDDAKVENFG
- a CDS encoding 2-oxoacid:acceptor oxidoreductase subunit alpha; translation: MPEDLNWAIGGEAGDGIDSTGKIFAQALSRAGRHVFTSKDFASRIRGGYTAYKVRTSVDRVESVVDRLDILIALTERTIHENEDELHEDSVIIYDGERSTMQDVEVPGDATALEVPLKRLAEDAGGAIMLNVVALGAACEVTGFPIENLDESLEKRFGDKGEAIVENNKEAARKGQHYVQEEYGEFDYDMETTDEDYVLLNGDEAIGMGAIAAGCRFYAGYPITPATDVMEYMTGRVDQFGGKVVQAEDELSAINMALGAARAGARAMTATSGPGIDLMTETFGLVATSETPLVICDVMRSGPSTGMPTKQEQGDLNMTLYGGHGEIPRFVVAPTTVSECFWKTVEAFNLAEKYQTPVFLVSDLAMAVTEQTFSPETFDMDEVEIDRGKVVDENEIDAWLDEKGRFQAHFAAADGVSPRAFPGTTDGAHMTTGLEHDELGRRTEDTDVRIEQVDKRQRKVETAREQEDFDYREFGDSDADTLVISWGSNEGALREGLTLLEEDDYDVRFLSVPYIFPRPDLSEEIEAAEDVIVVECNATGQFADVIEHDVLERVQRINKYNGVRFKADELATEIKQTLDTPPEATQ
- a CDS encoding metal-dependent hydrolase; protein product: MPDLLSHAFIAFTICTLLSLRYDWLSGEYVTVGMAGAFIPDMAKIKLLVDAATVEATLDIPFDWLGVHTLGGALVAVLVGVVVVNRSDRRRVFGLLSLGATSHLFADALLLKASGRSYEVLWPLTQYHPPTPGLYLSTDIWLTGVTGSVAVAAYLFVQYRA
- a CDS encoding methyltransferase domain-containing protein; translated protein: MGGTLDYDEAEARQEEAIYSTPAAVARRDRVRDLFAPEPGDKVLSIGCGPGFEPAEIGWAVGNAGHVHGIDRSKAMLELSRARCAPLPQVTLAQGNADDLPVADESADAAVAVQVFEYLETVASAVSELARVLRPGGTAVVCDADFSSLVWRSPNPERMARVLDAFDDHCPHPRLGSHLAPHLRGAGLTIDRVEPNTIVNTSLDDTFAAHLMTFIEDYAADHEAIGPREAQAWADDLREQAAHGETFFSFTQYCYLVHKPA
- a CDS encoding universal stress protein, with product MFDRILVPTDGSPGSERAFEVAATLASTHDAAVHVLSVVDEHGPTDDWDYDGDSPAEAFIESQADHVDTEGLSVTTAVREGVVHDAVLDYGDENEIDLIVMGTHGRTGVRRFLLGSVTEKVVRLADVPVLSVKADAEPGTVSFDDILLPTDGSSGAEAAIEPTGALASATDATVHLVSVVDTRSLGIDVGSSVIVDELESVATDAVGDASDRLSGMGVETVETAITHGVPYRAILDAIEEADADLVVIGTHGRTGIDRYLLGSVAEKLVRTSPVPVMTVRAPDAGDES